The DNA segment AGCGGAACCTATTGTGTTGGGAGTCAATGACCAGTTTGTAATTGATTGTCATCGTAACTGGAGTAATCGTTCAGATGGTATTAACTTTAAAGGAATGTCATGTCTTCTTTGGAAAATAGAAGGCGAGAAAATTACAGAAGTGTATAATTTTCCTGAAGACCAGCATTATGTAGACCAGTTTTTTACTGCTGTCTATAGCAAACTTATATGAGTGCAAGACATGATAACTCTTTCATCTTGGTAATGTAAAGTGGTACATGTTGTTAAAGGTTTCCACTTTACCAGTATGACAATGGTTACAGAGTTTATATAAAAAATTAACATGAATGGTAGATTTCAGCCATACCAAATGTAGTACTGGCAATCAGATTAATAATAGCTGGAAGCCAAGTTCTCAAACTTTCAAGTACCAATTGTTGAAAGCTTAAAAGCTATAAAGTAGTATCTGCATTGTTTGACGAATAGTGCAGGTACTACTTTACACAACCAATCCTACTTCAAAGG comes from the Xanthocytophaga agilis genome and includes:
- a CDS encoding nuclear transport factor 2 family protein yields the protein MTVVHPNLFLINQFFQAYVQDDHNTIAQILSKDIRWVVPGKHPLSGTKNGIEEVLHYFAQLSKSAFQAEPIVLGVNDQFVIDCHRNWSNRSDGINFKGMSCLLWKIEGEKITEVYNFPEDQHYVDQFFTAVYSKLI